Proteins encoded by one window of Chondromyces crocatus:
- a CDS encoding NmrA family NAD(P)-binding protein: MAKRVISVVGGTGSQGGGVVEALLARGDFTVRVASRNPNSDAGRALAARGVEVVAADLLDPGTLRAAFDGAHGAFLVTNFWDPSQAGRETEVGAAAVEAARTAGVEHLVWSTLPDVASISGGRLDVAHFTDKSRVDAVVRAAGFARHTLVQAPFYFQNFLTLLAPQPLPGGGSGWAVPIDPAPRVIHAGDVSEVGRAVAAAFSAGDRLPDGSVLAVCGGLYSWNDFAATLNGLGHQLTVVQVPPETYDGFFPGARELREMFQYFAEFTYFGPQRDAHLAATAALVPEGFTSFADWARVHMKR; this comes from the coding sequence ATGGCGAAGCGCGTGATCAGTGTGGTCGGCGGAACGGGGTCTCAAGGCGGGGGCGTCGTGGAAGCGCTGCTGGCTCGGGGCGATTTCACCGTCCGCGTGGCGAGCCGCAACCCGAACAGCGACGCAGGGCGTGCGCTCGCGGCCCGCGGCGTGGAGGTCGTCGCGGCCGACCTGCTCGATCCGGGCACCCTGCGCGCAGCCTTCGACGGCGCTCACGGCGCCTTCCTCGTCACGAACTTCTGGGATCCCAGCCAAGCCGGGCGGGAGACCGAGGTGGGCGCCGCGGCCGTCGAGGCGGCGCGGACGGCGGGCGTCGAGCACCTCGTCTGGTCCACCCTCCCCGACGTCGCGTCCATCTCGGGTGGCCGCCTCGATGTCGCGCATTTCACCGACAAATCCCGCGTCGACGCCGTGGTCCGCGCCGCTGGCTTCGCGCGCCACACACTCGTGCAGGCGCCGTTCTACTTCCAGAACTTCCTCACCCTGCTCGCCCCTCAGCCGCTCCCTGGCGGCGGCAGCGGCTGGGCCGTGCCGATCGACCCCGCGCCGCGCGTCATCCACGCGGGCGACGTTTCCGAGGTCGGGCGCGCCGTCGCGGCCGCCTTCAGCGCAGGCGACCGCCTCCCCGACGGCAGTGTCCTCGCCGTGTGCGGCGGCCTGTACTCCTGGAACGACTTCGCGGCGACGCTGAACGGGCTCGGACACCAGCTCACCGTGGTGCAGGTCCCCCCGGAGACCTACGACGGCTTCTTCCCGGGCGCCCGGGAGCTGCGCGAGATGTTCCAGTACTTCGCCGAGTTCACCTACTTCGGCCCGCAGCGTGACGCGCACCTCGCGGCGACTGCCGCCCTCGTCCCCGAAGGCTTCACCTCCTTCGCCGACTGGGCGCGCGTCCACATGAAGCGCTGA
- a CDS encoding tachylectin-related carbohydrate-binding protein, which translates to MLGIRIAAAIFATVSGFLMMVTPGQAEAAQGTVMWGGQGVIYGVLQDGRLQWTQHKGWQTGTFDWADAPRGGRNVGTEWNLCARIIPGGEGILYCIRHDGRMHWLRHNGWQTGTFDWTPSDGSQREVGTGWQMYRHVFSGGHGVFYGVHADGRMQWYRHDGWLTGTMDWTAGDGGRNVGTGWNVYSQIFSGGNGVIYGIKPDGTMQWYRHNGWQNGTREWTAGDGGLNVGTGWNMYDHVFPGANGVVYGIKPNGDLQWYRHDGWSSGTRAWTAGNGGRNVGTEWNVFL; encoded by the coding sequence ATGCTGGGCATTCGGATCGCTGCGGCAATCTTCGCGACAGTCTCTGGATTTCTGATGATGGTGACTCCAGGCCAAGCCGAAGCGGCGCAGGGCACCGTGATGTGGGGGGGACAAGGTGTCATCTACGGCGTTCTTCAAGACGGCAGGCTGCAATGGACTCAGCACAAGGGCTGGCAAACCGGCACCTTCGACTGGGCAGATGCGCCTCGCGGCGGTCGCAATGTCGGAACAGAATGGAACCTGTGCGCCCGCATCATCCCAGGTGGGGAGGGCATCCTGTATTGCATCCGGCACGACGGCAGGATGCACTGGCTCAGGCACAACGGCTGGCAAACGGGCACCTTCGACTGGACTCCGTCGGATGGCTCGCAGCGGGAAGTAGGGACGGGTTGGCAAATGTACCGTCACGTCTTCTCGGGTGGACATGGCGTCTTCTACGGTGTCCATGCCGACGGGAGGATGCAATGGTACCGGCACGATGGGTGGCTGACCGGGACGATGGACTGGACCGCTGGCGATGGCGGCCGCAACGTCGGCACCGGCTGGAATGTGTACAGCCAGATCTTCTCGGGCGGGAACGGCGTCATCTACGGCATCAAGCCCGATGGGACCATGCAATGGTACCGGCACAACGGCTGGCAGAATGGCACCCGCGAATGGACCGCAGGAGACGGCGGGCTGAACGTCGGCACCGGCTGGAACATGTACGACCATGTTTTCCCGGGAGCGAACGGCGTTGTCTATGGCATCAAGCCCAACGGCGACTTGCAATGGTACAGGCACGACGGTTGGTCGAGCGGCACGCGGGCCTGGACGGCCGGCAATGGGGGACGCAACGTCGGGACCGAGTGGAACGTGTTTCTCTGA
- the tssI gene encoding type VI secretion system tip protein TssI/VgrG → MSADGNTASTSDENLHLALASGDRLHVRQFSVQERLSSLYALQLVAVSENHDLGFDDIVGHPATFALHGGAHHRTWTGLCQHLQQIRVEEATATTAGLATYELSLVPTLWLLTQRRNHRMFQQLSEIDIARKLLGEWDIPFEEKLTETYKARKYRVQYGETDYAFLCRLLEDAGITFYFGNEHGETKLVLTDAPQTHPVREPPIAFRDDPLTAPDLEHVTAVRIGQRVRPGKYTLRDHDARLPPSYPLMTSARSTDEGIEARLERFHYTPGAFLLRADRGDDTPIADDRGRTRTDEKEGEALAHKRLAAKRVTAKRCTFATNAHDLAPGTVVTLLDHPKTELGPDKRLLVRASSRRGSSSGAWTHECEVVSADVPYRPPLVTPKPKVTGVESATVVGPPGEALHCDEFGRVRVHFHWDRESRMDDKSSCWIHVSQPWAGAGYGAMNLPRVGHEVLVDFLGGDPDRPVIVGRVYTNLQKVPYKLPENRTQSGWKSESYPGGGGSNEIRFEDARGREEVYIQAEKDLKLLVKDSEETTIGGNRSGTVSGNDALTVLGNRTKLVRLNEQEKIAQSQTTSVGINRATQIGMIDSTTVGELFAVSVSPPSEGWSESVTRWIMFKDKVHLETQAGAKILLDGTKISLEADEIALRGNKISIAAAGGDVDIQGGPLVKINAAGMPAGRLGDPAGGMILNGASTVLIGGPSLPLPIKVLPGGALAVGKGLVIQGDAAFQARALAGLHEIALTPTGRGLLDAIDGSGKAVTLKPTRLGNETSYTNAPDRFQNADGTPGAGTDVIVRYNPDKTTLGPEPWQNRPPALGLAHELVHAEQAAHGTMVQGSANNDSKPDPTSPDISAQEKIRELDAAGIPPHDTRPFNENRMRSEWSPPQPTRPWY, encoded by the coding sequence ATGAGCGCGGACGGCAATACGGCCAGCACCTCTGACGAGAACCTTCACCTCGCCCTCGCCTCCGGCGATCGCCTCCACGTCCGCCAGTTCTCGGTCCAGGAGCGGCTCTCGTCGCTGTACGCCCTCCAGCTCGTCGCCGTCAGCGAAAACCACGATCTCGGCTTCGACGACATCGTCGGCCACCCCGCCACCTTTGCCCTGCACGGCGGCGCCCACCACCGCACCTGGACCGGCCTCTGCCAGCACCTCCAGCAGATCCGTGTGGAGGAGGCCACGGCCACCACCGCGGGCCTCGCCACCTACGAGCTGTCCCTCGTCCCCACCCTCTGGCTTCTGACCCAGCGGCGCAACCACCGCATGTTCCAGCAGCTCTCCGAGATCGACATCGCAAGGAAGCTCCTTGGCGAGTGGGACATCCCCTTCGAGGAGAAGCTGACCGAGACGTACAAAGCGCGAAAGTACCGCGTGCAGTACGGCGAGACCGACTACGCCTTCCTGTGCCGCCTGCTCGAGGACGCGGGCATCACCTTCTACTTCGGCAACGAGCACGGCGAGACGAAGCTCGTGCTCACCGACGCGCCCCAGACCCACCCCGTTCGCGAGCCACCCATCGCCTTCCGCGACGACCCCCTGACCGCCCCCGACCTGGAGCACGTGACCGCCGTGCGCATCGGCCAGCGCGTCCGCCCGGGCAAGTACACCTTACGGGACCACGATGCCCGCCTGCCACCCAGCTACCCCCTGATGACGAGTGCCAGGAGCACCGACGAAGGGATCGAGGCCCGGCTGGAGCGGTTCCACTACACCCCGGGGGCCTTCCTGCTCCGCGCCGACCGAGGTGACGACACCCCGATCGCCGATGACCGCGGCCGCACCCGCACCGACGAGAAAGAAGGCGAAGCCCTCGCGCACAAGCGCCTCGCCGCCAAGCGGGTGACCGCGAAGCGCTGCACCTTCGCGACGAACGCTCACGACCTTGCGCCAGGGACGGTGGTCACCCTGCTCGACCACCCGAAGACCGAGCTGGGCCCGGACAAGCGCCTCCTCGTGCGCGCCTCGTCGCGGCGCGGGTCCTCCAGCGGCGCCTGGACCCACGAGTGCGAGGTGGTGAGCGCCGACGTGCCCTACCGTCCTCCCCTGGTCACCCCGAAGCCCAAGGTGACCGGCGTCGAGAGCGCCACCGTGGTGGGACCACCCGGCGAGGCGCTGCACTGTGACGAATTCGGGCGGGTCCGCGTCCACTTCCACTGGGACCGCGAGAGCCGCATGGACGACAAGAGCTCCTGCTGGATTCACGTCAGCCAGCCCTGGGCCGGTGCGGGCTACGGCGCCATGAACCTGCCCCGCGTGGGCCATGAGGTCCTCGTCGACTTCCTCGGCGGCGACCCGGACCGCCCCGTCATCGTCGGCCGCGTGTACACGAACCTCCAGAAGGTCCCCTACAAGCTGCCGGAGAACCGGACCCAGAGCGGCTGGAAGAGCGAGTCCTACCCGGGCGGCGGCGGCTCCAACGAGATCCGCTTCGAGGACGCCAGGGGCCGAGAAGAGGTCTACATCCAGGCCGAGAAGGACCTGAAGCTGCTCGTCAAGGACAGCGAAGAGACCACCATCGGCGGCAACCGCAGCGGCACCGTGAGCGGCAACGACGCCCTGACCGTGCTCGGGAACCGCACGAAGCTCGTGCGCTTGAACGAGCAGGAGAAGATTGCCCAGAGCCAGACCACCTCCGTGGGCATCAACCGCGCGACCCAGATCGGGATGATCGACTCCACCACCGTGGGTGAGCTGTTCGCCGTCTCCGTCTCCCCGCCCAGCGAAGGCTGGTCGGAGAGCGTGACCCGCTGGATCATGTTCAAGGACAAAGTCCACCTCGAGACCCAGGCCGGCGCCAAGATCCTCCTCGACGGCACCAAGATCTCGCTCGAAGCCGACGAGATCGCCCTCCGGGGCAACAAGATCTCCATCGCCGCGGCCGGCGGAGACGTCGACATCCAGGGCGGCCCCCTGGTCAAGATCAACGCCGCCGGCATGCCCGCAGGCCGCCTCGGCGATCCGGCTGGCGGCATGATCCTGAACGGCGCCTCCACGGTCCTCATCGGCGGCCCCTCGTTGCCCCTGCCCATCAAGGTCCTCCCGGGCGGTGCGCTCGCGGTGGGCAAGGGCCTGGTGATCCAGGGCGACGCCGCCTTCCAGGCCAGGGCCCTCGCCGGCCTCCACGAGATCGCCCTGACGCCCACCGGCCGCGGCTTGCTCGACGCGATCGACGGCAGCGGCAAGGCCGTCACCCTCAAGCCCACCCGGCTCGGCAACGAGACGAGCTACACGAACGCCCCCGACAGGTTCCAGAACGCCGACGGCACCCCGGGCGCGGGCACCGACGTCATCGTCCGCTACAACCCCGACAAGACCACCCTGGGCCCCGAGCCCTGGCAGAACCGACCTCCCGCCCTCGGCCTCGCGCACGAGCTGGTCCACGCAGAGCAAGCTGCCCACGGCACCATGGTCCAGGGAAGCGCGAACAACGACAGCAAGCCCGACCCGACCTCACCTGACATCTCCGCCCAGGAGAAGATCCGGGAGCTCGACGCCGCGGGCATTCCCCCGCACGACACCCGCCCATTCAACGAAAACCGAATGCGATCCGAATGGTCACCCCCTCAGCCCACCCGCCCCTGGTATTAG
- a CDS encoding DUF2169 domain-containing protein: protein MDVVSLCALRASGFEWQPRALAHAMTVVCKATFELRPDACVLAAEQEPLRDADTSWDDDPRCSVLVPSDRAPYKPGVDVVLVGYAYAPRGEPVRSLVTRLLVGDIDKAIEVWCDRSLDVHTGQLVEGHRQSRMWLAWERAAGGPETNNPVGMRFDTAPDPDGLLPIPNLQPPGIPFHAGDEGFGPVGYGPLAPRWPTRSRCIRQHAMALVTGGWEARPLPQPFDHGFFNVAPLDQRLPTLRPDERIVLENLHPHHPRLVTRLPDLRPRAIADRATGEREEIALVADTLWIDTLRGLCTVVWRGQVGLRHPGEAGRVTFWLDGRPLMAGPESASQGRATAPESASQGRATAPESASRRGGAMPESASWKGMKAPESASGRGGASAGSLCVVDERAMATMVPRADAAFRPALPFEPRLSGGSPPAQVVEPRSSRRGERLAEAARAGTGTVAAPLGGPTPTPTPLPFAPSPWAPRAPCSGATREPCAAMPALFAGAGDWPRAPLGSTEIEGDTMRLDGFQGGQEVRGAGPPAWSPYGAPVETPLPLVAAPSVAMSLPVAPVAPVALPVMPLPSPGAPAVQSMEPAALPVQTAPWPESQAERAERRETDLCRVPAPRESRPASGPCQGSLAVQEGAAPLEGAQALGGVPGGLQGPHGPCLPAAGPCSGSSLEQCAALMARIALNRAEKARILEEGALTDAQWGAIEAHWGGVIREETRRGNPGPLGRFDAAYVAQIERERGPIRVQDYARLLIAAERGTTDAALEALGLPRGAALRIERVWMERLMRDPATRQGLEQAVASERCPLQQHRDDPAPRPFAADALSSMEPQRM from the coding sequence ATGGATGTCGTCTCGCTCTGCGCTCTGCGGGCATCGGGATTCGAGTGGCAACCGAGGGCCCTCGCCCACGCCATGACCGTCGTCTGCAAAGCGACCTTCGAGCTTCGCCCTGACGCCTGCGTGCTCGCCGCCGAGCAAGAGCCGCTCCGCGACGCCGACACGAGCTGGGACGACGACCCCCGGTGCAGCGTCCTCGTCCCGAGCGACCGCGCCCCGTACAAACCCGGCGTCGACGTCGTGCTCGTCGGCTACGCCTACGCGCCCCGCGGCGAACCCGTGCGCTCCCTCGTGACCCGGCTCCTGGTGGGCGACATCGACAAGGCCATCGAGGTCTGGTGCGACCGGAGCCTGGACGTCCACACCGGCCAGCTCGTCGAAGGCCACCGCCAGTCGCGCATGTGGCTCGCCTGGGAGCGCGCCGCGGGCGGACCCGAGACGAACAACCCCGTGGGCATGCGCTTCGACACCGCACCGGACCCGGACGGCCTCTTACCCATCCCGAACCTGCAGCCCCCTGGCATCCCCTTCCATGCAGGAGACGAGGGCTTCGGCCCTGTCGGCTACGGCCCCCTCGCGCCCCGCTGGCCCACGCGCAGCAGGTGCATCCGCCAGCACGCCATGGCGCTCGTCACGGGCGGCTGGGAAGCGCGACCTCTCCCTCAGCCCTTCGACCACGGCTTCTTCAACGTCGCCCCGCTGGACCAGCGGCTCCCCACCCTGCGCCCGGACGAGCGCATCGTCCTGGAGAACCTGCACCCGCACCATCCGCGTCTCGTCACACGCCTGCCCGACCTCCGCCCGCGGGCCATCGCCGACCGCGCGACCGGCGAGCGGGAAGAGATCGCGCTGGTCGCCGACACCCTGTGGATCGACACCCTGCGCGGCCTCTGCACCGTGGTGTGGCGAGGTCAGGTGGGCCTGAGGCATCCCGGGGAAGCCGGGCGGGTCACCTTCTGGCTCGACGGGCGCCCGCTGATGGCGGGGCCGGAGAGTGCGTCGCAGGGAAGGGCGACGGCGCCGGAGAGTGCGTCGCAGGGAAGGGCGACGGCGCCGGAGAGCGCGTCGCGGAGAGGCGGCGCGATGCCGGAGAGTGCGTCGTGGAAGGGGATGAAGGCGCCGGAGAGCGCGTCGGGGAGAGGTGGCGCGAGCGCTGGTTCTCTCTGCGTGGTCGACGAGCGCGCGATGGCGACCATGGTCCCGAGGGCCGATGCCGCGTTTCGTCCCGCACTCCCCTTCGAGCCGCGTCTCTCGGGAGGGTCGCCTCCTGCCCAGGTGGTCGAGCCCCGGTCCAGCCGCCGGGGAGAGAGGCTCGCCGAGGCAGCCAGAGCGGGGACGGGAACGGTCGCAGCGCCGCTGGGCGGGCCGACGCCGACGCCGACGCCGCTGCCCTTTGCTCCCAGCCCGTGGGCGCCGCGCGCGCCATGCTCGGGCGCGACACGCGAGCCCTGTGCAGCGATGCCAGCCCTGTTCGCCGGGGCGGGCGACTGGCCACGCGCGCCGCTCGGGTCGACCGAGATCGAGGGCGACACGATGCGGCTCGATGGATTCCAGGGCGGCCAGGAGGTCAGGGGAGCAGGGCCGCCCGCATGGTCGCCGTACGGTGCGCCGGTGGAGACCCCGTTGCCGCTCGTGGCGGCGCCGTCGGTCGCCATGTCGCTGCCCGTAGCGCCCGTAGCGCCCGTAGCGCTGCCTGTGATGCCGCTCCCGTCGCCCGGGGCGCCAGCGGTGCAGTCCATGGAGCCCGCCGCGCTGCCCGTGCAAACTGCGCCGTGGCCAGAGAGCCAGGCAGAACGCGCCGAACGGCGGGAGACGGACCTGTGCCGCGTGCCAGCGCCCAGGGAGTCCCGGCCTGCATCGGGGCCATGTCAGGGTTCCTTGGCGGTCCAGGAGGGCGCCGCACCCCTCGAAGGGGCACAGGCCCTGGGGGGCGTCCCAGGGGGGCTCCAGGGACCCCACGGCCCATGTCTGCCGGCTGCCGGTCCGTGCTCAGGGTCGTCGCTGGAGCAGTGCGCGGCGCTCATGGCACGGATCGCGCTGAACCGGGCGGAGAAAGCCCGCATCCTGGAGGAGGGAGCGCTGACGGATGCGCAGTGGGGGGCCATCGAGGCGCACTGGGGCGGCGTCATCCGGGAAGAGACGAGGCGTGGAAACCCTGGGCCCCTGGGTCGGTTCGACGCAGCCTACGTCGCGCAGATCGAGCGAGAGCGGGGACCGATCCGTGTACAGGACTACGCGCGCCTGCTCATCGCCGCCGAGCGAGGGACGACGGACGCGGCGCTGGAAGCCCTCGGGTTGCCCCGAGGCGCTGCGCTGCGCATCGAGCGCGTGTGGATGGAGCGGTTGATGCGCGACCCGGCGACCCGGCAAGGCCTGGAGCAAGCCGTCGCGTCGGAGCGCTGCCCCCTCCAGCAGCACCGGGACGACCCCGCGCCGCGTCCCTTCGCAGCCGATGCCCTCTCCAGCATGGAACCCCAGCGCATGTGA